DNA sequence from the Sulfurimonas sp. HSL3-1 genome:
GTTGTCCGTCGCGACCATGAACTGGAAGCCCGCGATCATGAACAGGAACAGCGAGAAGTACTCCGGGTAGTTGTACTCGTGGAAACGCTTCGACGTCAGGGCCAGCGGGATGAAGAGCATCGACGCGCCGACGATGATGAGCTGCGACAGGATGGAGATCCCGTCCATCAGCATGACATTGAAGAACCCGAGCATCGTGCCGTTTTCCGTGAAGATACCGGCGAAATCGACAAGCGAGCCGAAATCGAGCAGCAGGAACAGCAGGGAGACCATGACGTAGAAGGACTTGTGCAGCCCGCTCTTCGCCAGATCGACGACCAGGATCGCGAGTGCGCCCGTGATCGCGATGAGCATCGGGGCGAGGGTGGCGAGGTTCAGCTCACCGAAAGATACATTGACAGCTTCCAACATTATTCTGCCTCCCTTTCAACGTCCACTTCGACTTCCGTCACGGAAGCCATAGCGATTTTTGTTTCGGCCGGGTTCGGGATCGCCGCTTTTGCCTCCGGCGTAATCGCCTTCTCGTGCATCAGCTGAACGATGGATTCGACCGAGTTATTGATCGGCGTCAGGACCGGTTTCGGGTAGACACCGAGCCAGACCGCGATAATGGCCAGCGGAATCAGGGCGACCAGCTCTTTCTTGTTGACGTCTTTGAGGTTCTTGTTCTCCTCTTTGGTGACGTCGCCGAAGAACGCCTTCTTATAGGCGGAGAGCATGTAGATCGCACCGACGATGATCGCCGTACCGGCAAGCAGCGTCATCATATGCGACTGGGAGTAGAAGCCCAGCAGGCTCAGGAATTCGCCGACGAAGTTGATCGTGAGCGGCAGGCCGACGGAGGCCATCATCATGATCCCGAAGATCGTCGCGTAGCGCGGCATCACCTGTGCCAGGCCGCCGAACTCGCTCATCAGCTTCGTATGGCGGCGGTCGTAGATGACGCCGACCAGGAGGAAGAGCGCGCCGGAGACGACCCCGTGCCCGATCATCAGGAAGACCGAACCGCTGATCCCCTCCACGTTCATCGCGAAGGTACCGAGGATGATGACACCCATGTGGGAGATGGAGCTATACGCAACGACCTGCTTGATGTCTTCTTGCGCATAGGCGACCATCGCCGTGTAGATGATCATGATGATCGCGATGACCGCGACCGGGACCATAAAGAAGACCGAAGCGTCCGGGAACATCGGCAGGGAGAAACGCACAAACGCGTAGGTCCCCATTTTCAGCAGGATCGCCGCCAGGATAACCGAACCGATCGTCGGCGCCTGCCCGTGGGCATACGGCAGCCAGGTGTGGAACGGGAACATCGGGACTTTGATCGCGAATCCGATGAAGAAGGCTACGAAGAGCCAGAGCTGCAGGTTCTCCGGCAGGACCAGGCGGTACCACTCGAGGATCGAGAAGCTCCACTGGCCTGTTGCCTGGAAGTAGAAGTACGCCATGAAGAGCATACCGACGAGCATGACCAGCGATCCCGTAAAGGTATACAGGAAGAACTTGATCGACGCGTAGATGCGCAGCGGCCCGCCCCAGGCACCGATGATATAGAGCATCGGCACAAGGGAGAGTTCCCAGAAGACGTAGAAAACGACTGCATCAAGCGCCGCAAAAACACCGACCATCGTCATCTGCAGGAACAGCAAGGTGATGATCATGTCCTTGACACGGCGGGTCTCCGTCAGCGACGCAATACCGATCAGGGTAAAGAACGCCGCCAGGATGATGATGAACAGTGAGATCCCGTCAACCCCCAGGAGGTAGTTGATGCCGAAGGCGGGGACGAGGGCGAACTGTTCCATGAACTGCATGCCGCTGACGGCAGGGTCATAGACGTACCACATGACCAGGGAGAGCACGAACTCGATGGCGCTGACCGTGATCCCGTAGGCGCGGATGCTCTCTTTGGACACGATAAAGCCCAGCATACCGGCCAGTGCCGGGAAGAAAATCAGAATCGAAAGAATATGATCAAACATCGGTTAAGCTCCTAAACCTGGGAATACCATCTGCATCAGCGCAAAGATGTCATAACGCTTGATGTAGAGGACTGCAAGCACCAGGAGGCCAACGGTACCGATGACCATCCAGCGCAGCATGGATGAGAGGTTCCCGTTTTGCATCGTGTGCGTCCCCTCACCTGTTTTGTAGATCGTTGTCGCAATCAGGTCGACGGTCGCGTCGACGACTTTGAGATCGATCTGTTTCCAGAAGAGCTTGGAGAGTTCCGCATACGGCTTGGAGAAGAACTCATCGTAAAACTTCGGAATGTAGTACTGGTTGAACAGCATCTTATACACCGCCGTCTGTTGCAGTTTCGGGTTGAGCAGACCCTTGCGGTAAAGCAGGATCGCGACGACGATACCGCCAATGGCCATCAGCGAGGTGACGGCGATCAGCATCATCTCGACGTGGTGCGTATGGAACGTGAACGTCGGCAGCAGCTCGGTGACAAAGTGGACGAACTGGTGCTCGAACCAGCCAGCAATGACAGCCAGGACCGCCAGCGGTGCCATCGCCCAGAGCATAAACTTGTACGCTTCATGCGGATGGAAACCGTGCTCTTTGTAACGCTCTTCGCCGGAGAAGAACGTCAGCATGATCAGACGGAAGGAGTAGAACGCCGTCAGACCCGCCGTGATCCAGAGGACCGCCCAGATGACATAGTGCTCACTGCTGAAGGCGACTTCGAGGATCTTGTCCTTGGAGAAGAAGCCCGCCAGCGGCCAGATACCGGCCAGGGCGACGGAAGCGAGGATCATCAGGATCGCCGTCCACTTCATCACTTTGTAAAGCCCGCCCATCTTGAACGGGTCGAGTTCGTCACTCATCGCGTGCATGACGTTACCC
Encoded proteins:
- a CDS encoding NADH-quinone oxidoreductase subunit M, which gives rise to MFDHILSILIFFPALAGMLGFIVSKESIRAYGITVSAIEFVLSLVMWYVYDPAVSGMQFMEQFALVPAFGINYLLGVDGISLFIIILAAFFTLIGIASLTETRRVKDMIITLLFLQMTMVGVFAALDAVVFYVFWELSLVPMLYIIGAWGGPLRIYASIKFFLYTFTGSLVMLVGMLFMAYFYFQATGQWSFSILEWYRLVLPENLQLWLFVAFFIGFAIKVPMFPFHTWLPYAHGQAPTIGSVILAAILLKMGTYAFVRFSLPMFPDASVFFMVPVAVIAIIMIIYTAMVAYAQEDIKQVVAYSSISHMGVIILGTFAMNVEGISGSVFLMIGHGVVSGALFLLVGVIYDRRHTKLMSEFGGLAQVMPRYATIFGIMMMASVGLPLTINFVGEFLSLLGFYSQSHMMTLLAGTAIIVGAIYMLSAYKKAFFGDVTKEENKNLKDVNKKELVALIPLAIIAVWLGVYPKPVLTPINNSVESIVQLMHEKAITPEAKAAIPNPAETKIAMASVTEVEVDVEREAE